In one window of Paraflavitalea soli DNA:
- a CDS encoding SRPBCC family protein, protein MKKHDFTTTLIVDQTPTQVFNAINNPLHWWPGKIKGSAAKLHDEFTYQYEDLHLSKQRVIEMIPDQKVVWLVTESAINYAEDKKEWTGTKISFEITQKDNKTQLRFTHFGLNPAIECFESCSMSWTQIIQQSLSSLITNGKGIKLVLA, encoded by the coding sequence ATGAAAAAACACGACTTCACTACTACATTAATAGTAGATCAAACGCCCACGCAGGTTTTTAATGCCATCAACAATCCCCTGCATTGGTGGCCGGGAAAAATAAAAGGCAGTGCAGCAAAACTTCATGATGAATTCACTTACCAGTATGAAGACCTTCATCTGTCAAAGCAAAGAGTTATTGAAATGATCCCTGATCAAAAAGTAGTATGGCTGGTTACAGAAAGTGCCATCAATTATGCGGAAGACAAAAAGGAATGGACTGGCACAAAAATAAGTTTTGAGATCACGCAAAAGGATAATAAAACTCAACTCCGTTTTACTCACTTTGGATTAAATCCTGCTATTGAGTGCTTTGAAAGCTGTTCAATGTCTTGGACGCAAATTATTCAGCAAAGTTTATCCAGTTTGATCACCAACGGTAAAGGCATCAAGCTTGTTTTAGCCTAA
- a CDS encoding potassium transporter KefB → MTQKDNSTLQLHPSSLIKRMLVGAGIGLLLISFFLFTAGTPDPNWPRFWRIQPLIIVPLAGAMGGLCNYFLVHFHHLIRLNKIIAMILSGLIFIIGLWLGIVLGLNGTYWN, encoded by the coding sequence ATGACACAGAAAGATAACTCAACATTACAACTGCACCCATCCTCTTTAATTAAAAGAATGCTGGTAGGAGCGGGGATTGGCTTATTACTGATCTCTTTCTTCCTGTTTACAGCCGGAACGCCTGATCCAAACTGGCCGAGATTCTGGCGCATACAACCGCTGATCATCGTTCCCCTGGCCGGGGCCATGGGCGGTCTTTGCAACTATTTCCTGGTTCATTTTCACCACCTGATCAGGTTGAACAAGATCATCGCTATGATTTTAAGTGGGCTGATATTCATCATAGGATTATGGCTGGGGATTGTTTTGGGATTAAACGGTACTTACTGGAATTGA
- a CDS encoding CBU_0592 family membrane protein has product MTTTTLLYFGKAICTIVGWAGSIAYLLGYLLLTMKKLKPDSKTYHVLNVAGAIGLTINAILLQDFPNIAVNVAWGVIAVVAIWSITRRKQS; this is encoded by the coding sequence ATGACAACGACTACCTTACTTTACTTCGGAAAAGCAATTTGTACCATTGTAGGCTGGGCAGGATCAATAGCCTATCTCCTGGGTTATCTCCTGCTTACCATGAAGAAACTGAAACCCGACAGCAAAACTTATCATGTACTGAATGTGGCAGGCGCCATAGGCCTTACGATCAATGCCATTCTTTTACAGGACTTCCCCAATATAGCGGTCAATGTAGCCTGGGGCGTCATAGCCGTAGTGGCCATCTGGTCTATTACGCGACGGAAACAAAGTTGA
- a CDS encoding winged helix-turn-helix domain-containing protein gives MSMLTDGLHKAFERRIRLGIMSILAVNDTLDFNALKDYFDVTDGNLASNLKALENENFIGVKKSFVGKKPNTKYFMTKPGRKAFNDHLKAMEKLIQSQK, from the coding sequence ATGAGCATGCTAACCGATGGATTACATAAGGCGTTTGAACGAAGGATCAGGCTTGGCATTATGTCGATACTGGCTGTAAATGATACACTTGACTTTAATGCACTCAAAGACTATTTTGATGTGACGGACGGTAACCTGGCCAGCAACCTGAAAGCACTGGAAAATGAGAACTTTATAGGTGTGAAGAAATCATTTGTGGGGAAGAAACCTAATACTAAATATTTCATGACCAAGCCAGGCAGGAAGGCATTCAATGATCACCTGAAAGCCATGGAAAAACTCATTCAATCACAGAAATAG
- a CDS encoding NmrA family NAD(P)-binding protein: MKIIVTGSLGHISKPLTTRLVQQGHAVTVISSQPAKQKDIEALGARAAIGSLEDEAFLTTTFTGADAVYCMVPPNNYFDPSLDLLGHYRKLGHHYAQAIEQSGVKRVVNLSTIGAHLDKDNGILLGAHDVQEILNKLPSDISITHMRPVSFYYNLLAYIPVIKAAGVISANYGADHVIPWVSPIDIAEAVAEELVTPFTGRQVRYVASEELTGNEVARILGAAIGKPDLQWILISDEETLNRLVSIGMNKQIAAGLVEMYASLHSGLLSEHYNRNRPEQFGKVKMTAFAQEFAAAFAGQ; the protein is encoded by the coding sequence ATGAAAATCATTGTTACAGGTTCTTTGGGGCATATCAGCAAGCCTCTCACCACAAGGTTGGTGCAGCAGGGACATGCCGTAACGGTTATCAGCAGTCAGCCGGCCAAACAGAAAGACATTGAAGCCCTGGGCGCCCGGGCGGCCATCGGTTCATTGGAGGACGAAGCTTTTCTTACGACCACTTTCACCGGGGCAGATGCGGTGTATTGTATGGTGCCTCCCAACAACTATTTTGATCCAAGCCTGGACCTGCTGGGGCATTACAGAAAGCTGGGTCACCACTATGCACAGGCCATTGAACAATCCGGTGTAAAACGTGTGGTGAATCTTAGTACCATTGGCGCGCATTTGGATAAGGACAACGGCATCCTGCTCGGCGCCCATGATGTGCAGGAGATCCTGAACAAACTGCCATCGGATATCTCCATTACCCATATGCGGCCTGTTTCCTTCTATTACAATCTATTGGCTTATATACCTGTGATCAAAGCAGCAGGCGTTATCTCAGCCAACTACGGGGCTGATCATGTAATACCATGGGTTTCGCCCATCGATATTGCTGAGGCAGTGGCTGAAGAGCTGGTGACACCGTTTACCGGCAGGCAGGTACGCTATGTAGCCAGCGAAGAGCTGACGGGTAATGAAGTGGCCCGTATTTTAGGTGCGGCCATTGGGAAGCCCGACCTGCAATGGATATTGATCAGCGATGAGGAAACATTAAACAGGCTGGTATCCATTGGCATGAATAAGCAAATTGCGGCAGGTCTGGTAGAAATGTATGCCAGCCTGCACAGTGGTTTATTGTCAGAACATTATAACCGCAACAGGCCGGAGCAGTTTGGCAAGGTAAAGATGACAGCATTTGCGCAGGAATTTGCCGCCGCTTTTGCAGGACAATAA
- a CDS encoding class I SAM-dependent methyltransferase translates to MQYSTSAFYNRLSFLYPVINYFLKGQRKTLIKEVNSALPGRLLEIGIGNGSHIPLYAAHQIMGIDISEAMLNKAKRHAGKHIELQLMNGEALSFAEASFDYVVLSHVLAVTKDPDQLLGQVHKVLKPGGQLFILNHFTPDNWLRYVDWAFQPLSALFHFRSSFYQHQVKGLQQFTLLKQTELGACSYYKLLIFCKP, encoded by the coding sequence GTGCAGTATTCTACCAGCGCCTTTTATAACCGCCTGTCTTTTCTTTACCCTGTCATCAACTACTTTTTAAAAGGGCAAAGAAAAACACTGATCAAAGAAGTGAATAGCGCGCTTCCCGGAAGACTGCTCGAGATCGGTATTGGCAATGGATCACATATACCCTTGTATGCCGCCCACCAGATCATGGGCATCGATATTTCGGAAGCGATGCTGAATAAAGCAAAACGGCATGCGGGTAAACATATCGAATTACAACTCATGAATGGTGAAGCGCTGTCGTTTGCAGAAGCCTCTTTCGATTACGTGGTGCTATCCCATGTACTGGCTGTTACAAAAGATCCGGATCAATTATTGGGGCAGGTACACAAAGTATTGAAGCCGGGTGGGCAATTGTTTATACTAAACCATTTTACGCCTGACAATTGGCTGCGCTATGTGGATTGGGCTTTTCAGCCCTTGTCTGCCCTCTTTCATTTCAGGTCCTCTTTTTACCAGCACCAGGTCAAAGGATTGCAACAGTTCACCTTACTGAAACAAACAGAGCTGGGAGCCTGTTCTTATTATAAACTTCTTATCTTTTGTAAGCCTTGA
- a CDS encoding TetR family transcriptional regulator C-terminal domain-containing protein encodes MGRKSLKEERQREIIKAFYKLAKKEGLENASVAKTAAVIDINPSLVMHYFETREALVYGLIEYILDKYLLIYKLPKESEESAETALLKVIDNIFSQKWNTLFDDSVSYSCYALAFRNKTIKEKYKKLLDTLRLNLAVLIGECKRQGLLEIEDPAVTADLIFVMVDGAYYYLSLVTDKKEYQVKLAQYKNQALALLNFVSVA; translated from the coding sequence ATGGGAAGAAAAAGCCTGAAGGAAGAGCGCCAGCGGGAGATCATCAAGGCCTTTTATAAACTGGCTAAAAAAGAAGGTCTGGAGAATGCATCGGTCGCTAAAACCGCTGCCGTTATCGATATTAATCCCAGCCTGGTCATGCATTATTTTGAGACCAGGGAAGCGCTGGTGTATGGGCTGATCGAATACATCCTGGATAAATACCTGCTTATTTATAAATTACCCAAAGAATCAGAGGAGAGTGCTGAAACGGCCTTACTAAAGGTGATCGATAATATCTTTTCGCAGAAGTGGAATACGTTGTTTGATGACAGTGTTTCCTATAGCTGTTATGCGCTTGCCTTCCGCAATAAGACGATCAAAGAGAAATATAAAAAACTGCTGGATACGCTCCGGCTGAACCTGGCTGTCCTGATCGGCGAATGTAAAAGACAAGGGCTGCTGGAGATAGAAGACCCTGCGGTGACAGCAGACCTTATATTCGTAATGGTGGATGGCGCTTATTATTATCTAAGCCTCGTTACGGACAAGAAAGAATACCAGGTAAAACTGGCGCAATATAAAAACCAGGCACTGGCGCTGCTCAACTTTGTTTCCGTCGCGTAA
- a CDS encoding helix-turn-helix domain-containing protein yields the protein MADKQPLRFKTISEFHQFRELPKPEHPLISVIDASMVTRLKANEPGYVKDFYSIAMKRGFHGKMKYGQQDFDFNEGVMFFMAPGQVLRIEGEMDTTLKQSGWMLLVHPDFLWNTPLAKGIKQYEYFDYSVNEALFLSEKEEMIIGGIMQNIQQEYHSNIDKFSQKVIIAQLELLLTYSERFYQRQFITRKIANHRTLERLEELLTAWFSNDELAGKGLPTVQWVAESLNVSPNYLSGLLKALTGQSTQQHIHDRIIEKAKEKLSTTDLSVSEIAYELGFEHPQSFSKLFKSKTNVSPLDFRQSFN from the coding sequence ATGGCAGATAAGCAACCTCTCAGGTTTAAAACGATCAGTGAGTTTCATCAATTCAGGGAATTGCCGAAGCCCGAGCATCCATTGATCAGTGTGATCGATGCCTCCATGGTGACCAGGTTAAAGGCCAATGAACCTGGTTATGTAAAGGACTTTTATTCCATTGCCATGAAGCGGGGATTTCATGGGAAGATGAAATATGGCCAGCAGGACTTTGACTTTAATGAAGGGGTTATGTTCTTTATGGCGCCGGGCCAGGTGTTAAGAATTGAGGGAGAAATGGATACAACTTTGAAACAATCGGGTTGGATGCTGCTGGTGCATCCCGACTTTTTATGGAATACACCCCTGGCCAAAGGCATCAAACAGTATGAATATTTTGACTACTCGGTCAATGAAGCCCTGTTCCTTTCGGAGAAAGAGGAAATGATCATTGGCGGCATTATGCAGAATATTCAGCAGGAATATCATTCAAACATCGATAAGTTCAGTCAGAAGGTGATCATTGCCCAGCTTGAATTGCTGCTTACTTATTCCGAAAGGTTTTACCAGCGCCAGTTCATTACCAGGAAGATCGCCAACCACCGGACGCTGGAACGCCTGGAGGAGTTGCTGACCGCCTGGTTCAGCAACGATGAGCTGGCGGGGAAGGGATTGCCAACCGTTCAATGGGTGGCTGAATCATTGAACGTTTCGCCCAATTATTTAAGCGGATTACTGAAAGCATTAACCGGGCAAAGTACCCAACAGCATATCCATGACAGGATCATTGAGAAAGCCAAGGAGAAATTATCGACCACCGATCTGTCCGTCAGTGAAATAGCCTATGAATTGGGCTTTGAACATCCCCAGTCCTTTAGTAAGTTATTCAAGTCAAAGACCAATGTATCGCCCCTGGATTTCAGGCAGTCATTCAACTGA
- a CDS encoding DUF3455 domain-containing protein: protein MNKKRDSYMKFILLSALLATAMLACKKDKETDTHPPAWYIAESEQLVIPAAIELPDNLPKGNTRVATYYAEGVQKYKAQQKAGSDPATYEWVFVAPEAVLYDITNARVGTHSAGPSWQLTGVTDSIYGQAFTPAKTAASPDPAGIDWLLLMPKTGKVATGIFANVAYIQRIATTGGKAPAQLPVNAGETTNVAYTAIYRFTKKNP, encoded by the coding sequence ATGAATAAAAAACGAGATAGTTATATGAAATTCATTTTATTGTCTGCCCTGTTGGCAACGGCCATGTTGGCCTGCAAAAAAGATAAAGAAACAGATACCCATCCACCTGCCTGGTATATTGCTGAAAGTGAGCAACTGGTGATCCCGGCTGCGATCGAGCTGCCTGATAACCTGCCTAAAGGCAATACAAGGGTAGCAACTTATTATGCAGAAGGTGTTCAAAAGTATAAGGCGCAACAAAAAGCAGGCAGTGATCCTGCTACGTATGAGTGGGTGTTTGTAGCCCCTGAAGCCGTACTTTATGATATAACCAATGCCAGGGTAGGCACACACTCCGCCGGCCCTAGCTGGCAACTGACCGGTGTAACGGATTCCATATACGGACAGGCATTCACACCTGCTAAAACGGCGGCGAGTCCCGACCCGGCGGGTATTGACTGGCTGCTGTTGATGCCTAAAACGGGTAAAGTAGCAACGGGCATCTTTGCCAACGTAGCTTATATTCAACGCATAGCCACGACAGGTGGAAAAGCACCGGCCCAATTACCGGTGAACGCCGGTGAGACAACCAATGTTGCCTACACGGCTATATACCGGTTCACAAAGAAGAATCCTTAA
- a CDS encoding MFS transporter: protein MKRSIYIMALGAFGIITTEFGVIGILPAIAREFNISIDTAGWLLSGFALTIALTGPFTTLLTAKINRKLIMCLVLAIFVLSNVLSAFSTSFAMLMIARILPAFLHPVFWAVATVAASKQVDPKDAPKAVSVVLGGLSIATVLGVPITTYVADLFNWQASFFLAGIINLVAFAALVFLVPSMPVTEKTSVKNQLVILRKGQLWVNLVATLIMIAGMFATYGYLAEYLGKISHMSGGQISLMLLLFGGTGIVGNWLTGIALSKNVLLTTRLFLLSLILIHFAAYTFGGLFVPMAIIISIWGFIHTGGFLIGQTRSTSVAPEAPELAASLMVSFGNAGVTLGTLLGGFIITAFGVQEVIWVSSLLLLITFGLTFVVVGKKKAAAEEAQEEVTATNTATIDIEEAEQVAVG, encoded by the coding sequence ATGAAAAGGTCTATTTACATCATGGCGCTGGGCGCCTTCGGCATTATTACTACTGAGTTTGGCGTCATCGGCATCCTGCCCGCCATCGCCAGGGAATTCAATATTTCCATCGATACGGCGGGATGGCTGCTGAGTGGCTTTGCATTGACCATTGCATTGACAGGACCGTTCACTACCCTGCTCACCGCAAAAATCAATCGTAAACTGATCATGTGCCTGGTGCTGGCCATCTTTGTATTATCGAATGTACTGTCCGCCTTCTCTACCAGTTTTGCCATGTTGATGATCGCCCGCATTTTGCCGGCCTTCCTGCATCCTGTATTCTGGGCCGTAGCCACAGTAGCAGCCTCCAAACAGGTAGATCCCAAAGATGCGCCCAAAGCAGTATCGGTGGTATTAGGAGGCTTGAGTATCGCTACCGTACTGGGTGTGCCCATTACTACTTATGTGGCTGATCTGTTCAATTGGCAGGCATCCTTCTTCCTGGCCGGTATCATTAACCTGGTGGCTTTTGCTGCCCTGGTTTTCCTGGTACCCTCTATGCCCGTTACAGAAAAAACCTCGGTCAAAAACCAGCTCGTTATCCTGCGCAAAGGTCAGTTATGGGTCAACCTGGTGGCCACCCTCATCATGATTGCCGGCATGTTTGCCACCTATGGCTACCTGGCAGAATATTTAGGGAAGATATCCCACATGAGTGGTGGGCAGATCAGCCTCATGCTGTTGCTGTTTGGCGGTACCGGTATTGTGGGTAACTGGCTCACCGGTATTGCCCTGAGCAAAAATGTGCTGCTGACTACCCGCCTGTTCCTGCTTTCACTCATCCTCATTCACTTTGCTGCTTACACCTTTGGTGGTTTGTTTGTTCCCATGGCCATCATCATCTCCATATGGGGTTTTATCCATACCGGAGGCTTTCTCATCGGACAAACACGCTCTACCTCCGTGGCGCCGGAAGCGCCTGAACTGGCGGCCAGCCTGATGGTATCTTTCGGTAATGCCGGCGTTACGCTCGGCACCCTGCTGGGCGGTTTTATTATTACTGCTTTCGGTGTGCAGGAAGTGATCTGGGTTAGCTCCCTCCTGCTCCTGATCACCTTCGGCCTCACCTTTGTAGTAGTTGGTAAGAAAAAGGCGGCTGCAGAAGAAGCGCAGGAGGAAGTCACAGCAACCAATACAGCAACCATTGACATAGAGGAAGCTGAACAGGTAGCAGTAGGATGA
- a CDS encoding serine hydrolase domain-containing protein yields MKNKIIFLILVALLQISTGYTQSFDKAKIDSFFDRLAEKHKAMGSLTIAKDGQVLYTRAIGYSQINETGKKAITAATRFRIASITKMYTAVMIFQLVEEGKLKLTDTLYQFFPQVANARKITIAHILGHRSGIHDALLDKNLRPAAGWNAITKDEMFAIIAKGTPDFEPDAQHAYSNSGYAILGLIIEKLTGKPYEEALRERITARIGLRDTYIATGDIDVNKNEALSYMDLGGNWKQVSEPPSSLLFGAGAIISTPTEMAQFIQALFTGKLISPASLNQMKTMREGEGLGMEPFTFAGKTFYGHTGGSSSNGAWLAYLPEEKLAVAYTTNAKIYPVRNIMSGVIDIYYNRSFEVPAFASIAVSLEVLDKYVGVYSTTAAPVKLTITREGTTLFFQPPGEKAVALEATADNTFTIGGAVVIEFDAAKKQMTIKRGGGIRIFTKDN; encoded by the coding sequence ATGAAAAACAAAATAATATTTTTGATACTGGTGGCGCTGTTGCAAATAAGCACCGGGTACACACAGTCTTTCGACAAGGCCAAAATCGACTCTTTTTTTGACCGGCTCGCCGAAAAACATAAAGCCATGGGAAGCCTGACCATTGCCAAAGACGGCCAGGTGCTGTACACACGTGCTATCGGCTATAGCCAGATCAATGAAACCGGCAAGAAAGCTATAACTGCAGCGACCAGGTTTCGCATAGCCTCCATCACCAAGATGTACACTGCTGTGATGATCTTCCAGCTGGTGGAGGAAGGAAAACTGAAACTGACCGATACACTCTACCAATTCTTCCCGCAGGTGGCTAATGCCCGCAAAATAACCATAGCGCACATCCTCGGGCACCGGAGCGGCATCCATGATGCGCTGTTGGACAAGAATTTGCGGCCCGCAGCTGGCTGGAACGCCATCACGAAGGATGAAATGTTCGCCATCATTGCCAAAGGCACACCGGATTTTGAGCCAGACGCACAGCATGCCTACAGTAATTCCGGTTATGCCATCCTGGGCCTTATTATTGAAAAGTTGACCGGTAAGCCTTATGAGGAAGCCCTCAGGGAAAGGATCACCGCAAGGATCGGTCTCCGGGATACCTATATCGCGACGGGTGACATTGATGTAAACAAAAATGAAGCGCTTAGTTATATGGACCTTGGGGGTAACTGGAAACAAGTGTCTGAACCCCCTTCGAGCCTTCTCTTCGGCGCAGGCGCCATTATTTCAACACCCACTGAGATGGCCCAATTCATTCAGGCCCTGTTTACCGGGAAGTTGATCTCTCCGGCGAGCCTTAATCAGATGAAAACGATGAGGGAGGGCGAAGGCCTTGGCATGGAGCCTTTCACGTTTGCGGGTAAGACCTTCTACGGCCATACCGGCGGCAGCTCCAGCAACGGAGCATGGCTTGCTTACCTGCCGGAAGAAAAACTAGCTGTTGCCTACACCACCAACGCGAAGATCTATCCCGTGCGCAATATCATGAGCGGCGTTATCGACATTTACTATAACAGGTCTTTTGAGGTCCCCGCCTTTGCTTCGATCGCGGTCAGCCTGGAAGTCCTGGACAAATATGTCGGTGTGTATTCAACTACCGCAGCTCCCGTGAAACTTACGATCACCAGGGAGGGCACAACACTGTTCTTTCAACCACCCGGAGAAAAAGCGGTCGCACTCGAGGCCACGGCGGATAATACCTTTACAATCGGAGGTGCGGTAGTCATTGAGTTTGATGCCGCGAAAAAACAAATGACCATAAAGCGGGGAGGAGGCATACGGATCTTCACCAAGGATAATTAA